The Microplitis demolitor isolate Queensland-Clemson2020A chromosome 8, iyMicDemo2.1a, whole genome shotgun sequence genome has a segment encoding these proteins:
- the LOC128668471 gene encoding uncharacterized protein LOC128668471, with translation MAAEAQVALQMNRIDTMRNMSARLTDAVLANQGAAAIDAELAILNDLWNRFNTTHERLFDDVLEIVENEYHTGNAYGTANLIYTELRVRLSAARPAPEPAHEVQPANHDQTAYFGGVHKSNLPQIKLPTFQGSYDEWDSFKDLFTSLVINEDSLTGSQKMHYLKTQVKGEAAALLANLQITDDAFQPAWELLNTRYTNPRRLLDMHIDDLLDRQPLTSHSAADLDALLLANKKSLDAIAALGIPIGELDPFLIRLTVRCLPSDLRVEWMASLGLSNEFPTYQQLHDMLKAKVRAWENSEIGAKITSTQVKSTSERPLSPKSYAKSAATTKQVKFGSSKSATPARSTPSTSTGSASYVAFTPKERTSEPGMCPICREKHFVLFCPSYQKASPLNRRTIVQHYRLCFNCLGRHRYADCRTKQKCRHCDQPHHTSTHLDDGAAAKPAQDAPVADPAHSLNVLLATAIVKLNSLTGSTYLLTLESGITFSERFNFISLNNKPVIFFIDSNLIS, from the exons ATGGCCGCCGAAGCTCAAGTCGCTCTTCAAATGAACCGCATCGACACGATGCGCAATATGTCTGCTCGCTTAACTGACGCTGTACTAGCTAACCAAGGTGCCGCCGCTATTGATGCTGAACTCGCTATTCTCAATGATTTGTGGAATCGCTTCAACACAACTCATGAGAGACTATTCGATGATGTGCTTGAGATCGTCGAAAATGAATATCACACAGGTAATGCATACGGTACAGCTAATCTCATATACACAGAGCTCAGAGTGAGACTCAGCGCTGCTAGACCCGCTCCAGAACCTGCTCATGAAGTTCAGCCCGCTAATCACGATCAGACCGCTTACTTTGGTGGAGTGCATAAATCTAACCTGCCACAAATCAAGCTGCCAACTTTCCAAGGGTCGTATGACGAGTGGGACTCGTTCAAGGACTTGTTCACGTCTCTCGTCATTAATGAAGATTCGCTAACTGGGTCTCAGAAGATGCATTACCTGAAGACGCAGGTAAAAGGTGAGGCCGCTGCATTACTCGCTAATCTCCAGATCACAGATGACGCTTTCCAACCCGCTTGGGAGTTGCTGAATACTCGCTACACAAATCCACGTCGATTGctcgatatgcatatcgatGATTTGCTGGATCGCCAACCGCTAACTTCACACTCTGCTGCTGATTTGGACGCACTGTTACTCGCTAACAAAAAATCGCTGGACGCTATCGCTGCATTGGGAATTCCAATTGGTGAGTTGGACCCCTTTTTAATTCGTTTGACTGTTCGCTGCTTGCCTTCAGATCTGAGGGTGGAATGGATGGCTTCGCTTGGGTTATCCAATGAGTTTCCCACTTACCAACAGCTGCACGATATGCTCAAGGCCAAGGTTCGTGCGTGGGAAAACTCAGAGATTGGCGCTAAAATAACCTCAACGCAAGTTAAGAGTACCAGTGAGAGACCACTATCACCAAAGTCTTACGCTAAGTCAGCCGCTACAACCAAACAAGTTAAGTTTGGGAGCAGTAAATCCGCTACTCCTGCTAGATCAACGCCATCTACATCCACCGGTTCCGCTAGCTACGTCGCTTTCACTCCCAAGGAGCGTACGAGTGAACCGGGCATGTGCCCAATCTGCAGGGAGAAGCACTTCGTTCTATTTTGCCCCAGCTACCAGAAGGCGTCGCCACTGAACCGAAGGACGATTGTTCAGCATTACCGCTTATGCTTTAACTGTTTGGGACGCCATCGCTACGCTGACTGCAGGACTAAGCAGAAGTGCCGCCATTGTGATCAGCCACATCACACGTCGACTCATCTTGACGATGGTGCTGCCGCTAAACCAGCACAGGACGCTCCTGTAGCTGACCCAG ctcattcgctcaatgttttactcgctaccgctattgttaagttgaattcgctaacaggaAGTACAT